In the genome of Saprospira sp. CCB-QB6, one region contains:
- a CDS encoding IS5 family transposase, which produces MSHDKSKKNIQNYALTNRFYTAQGKFLFNVWFPPLASKNLIAKPSKRGRPKTISDEFIRYLFRLKVLFSFGYRQLEGILKCVISKYNLDAKPISFTQIYRRVKKLKLNIKSKKRTKERSVAIDSTGLKTKGQGEWLRKKYLEKQRSSWIKVHLAVDDKTGEILSVEITTERKTDASQLPKMMKKMKSLNIRQVYADGAYDQIKCREAICKAGAVPFIPPRKNARLKKGKDGELVDSYRNDDILYIWELGATAWKQDLGYHRRNLSETAMMRLKHFFSERLSSLSFKMQKQEVLMRIQILNELNAVKLEVVTNQ; this is translated from the coding sequence CTGTCCCATGACAAATCTAAAAAAAACATACAGAATTACGCACTAACCAACAGATTTTATACGGCCCAAGGTAAGTTTCTTTTTAATGTTTGGTTCCCGCCTTTGGCAAGCAAAAACCTCATAGCTAAGCCTTCAAAACGCGGCAGACCTAAAACAATTTCTGATGAATTTATTCGCTATTTATTCCGTTTAAAAGTGCTTTTTTCTTTTGGATATCGACAATTAGAAGGTATTCTAAAATGCGTTATTTCCAAATATAATTTGGATGCTAAGCCCATATCTTTTACTCAAATATATCGTAGAGTCAAGAAACTAAAACTGAATATTAAGTCTAAAAAGAGGACTAAAGAAAGATCGGTAGCAATAGATAGTACAGGACTAAAAACAAAAGGACAGGGAGAATGGTTAAGAAAAAAATACTTGGAAAAGCAGCGCTCTAGCTGGATTAAAGTACATTTAGCAGTGGATGATAAAACAGGAGAAATATTATCTGTAGAGATTACCACAGAGCGAAAAACCGATGCTTCTCAACTCCCCAAAATGATGAAAAAAATGAAATCCTTGAATATCCGCCAAGTTTATGCAGATGGCGCCTATGACCAAATAAAATGTCGGGAAGCAATTTGTAAGGCTGGAGCGGTACCGTTTATTCCCCCACGTAAAAATGCTCGCCTAAAAAAAGGAAAAGATGGAGAGCTGGTTGACAGTTATCGCAATGATGATATTTTATATATCTGGGAGTTGGGAGCTACTGCTTGGAAACAAGATTTAGGCTATCATCGTCGAAATTTAAGCGAAACTGCAATGATGCGACTCAAGCACTTTTTCTCTGAACGGCTCTCTTCGCTCAGCTTTAAAATGCAGAAGCAAGAAGTCCTGATGCGTATTCAAATTTTAAATGAGCTTAATGCTGTCAAGTTGGAAGTTGTTACTAATCAGTAA
- a CDS encoding TolC family protein codes for MKKLMISFFLFLGALPIKAQEFIPQEFWGLWEATAKRDAGLKSFDLTQEQILLQDKALRYRFLPNFELNASYTRLGEDLRFDSDMESLLMGSQRLLAKEALGIPFNAALPEQVPLSEIPPILERNILKASADMNWLLYSGGKIKQGRKALQAKGEMQLAQKQMQKETLFNNLLQTYDQLGLLLAAEKVLSQTGDYLAQQENFVEKAIANGLAIPIDRKKIELAKKQLALKVEEQKSKKKIVLALLAQQSQLPAEELANLQPQLALPAEKNWSSERRVELSALEAAQNALEAQEKMERQSFIPKVALKGHYEILQQDLSLLDPKAYIALGVNWKLFDGRQGHLKAEEKALEQQKVKEKIREVEEQLLLAETKAQADWDLAQEKIELQEAEKKLAEEHYALVQEQYQNGLTDLREPLAALKDIEQISFSLAQTKYQARRAYLALIQAKGQLIKTIEQQ; via the coding sequence ATGAAGAAATTGATGATTTCCTTTTTTCTTTTTCTGGGCGCACTACCAATAAAGGCCCAAGAATTTATTCCACAAGAATTTTGGGGACTTTGGGAGGCGACTGCAAAGCGAGATGCAGGCCTAAAAAGTTTTGATTTGACCCAAGAGCAAATTTTATTGCAAGATAAAGCGCTGCGCTATCGCTTTTTGCCCAATTTTGAACTCAATGCAAGTTATACGCGCTTGGGCGAAGACCTTCGTTTTGATAGCGATATGGAAAGTTTGTTGATGGGCAGCCAACGTTTGTTGGCCAAAGAAGCTTTGGGTATTCCATTTAATGCGGCTTTGCCCGAACAAGTACCACTTTCTGAAATTCCGCCCATTTTGGAGCGAAATATTTTGAAAGCCTCCGCTGACATGAATTGGCTATTATATAGTGGCGGAAAAATTAAACAGGGCCGAAAAGCTTTGCAAGCCAAAGGTGAAATGCAATTGGCCCAAAAACAAATGCAAAAAGAAACGCTCTTTAATAATTTGTTGCAAACTTACGATCAGTTGGGTTTGTTGTTGGCCGCAGAAAAAGTATTGTCGCAAACAGGTGATTATTTGGCCCAGCAAGAAAATTTTGTAGAAAAAGCCATTGCTAACGGTTTGGCGATTCCGATTGATCGCAAAAAAATTGAACTGGCCAAAAAACAACTGGCCCTCAAAGTAGAAGAGCAAAAAAGCAAGAAGAAAATTGTTTTGGCCCTTTTAGCACAACAATCGCAACTGCCCGCAGAAGAATTGGCCAATTTGCAACCTCAATTGGCTTTGCCCGCAGAAAAAAACTGGTCCAGCGAAAGAAGAGTAGAATTAAGCGCCTTAGAAGCCGCACAAAATGCTTTGGAAGCCCAAGAAAAAATGGAACGCCAAAGTTTTATTCCCAAAGTAGCCCTCAAAGGACATTATGAAATTTTGCAGCAGGATTTATCGCTGCTCGATCCCAAAGCCTATATCGCATTGGGTGTAAATTGGAAGCTCTTCGATGGCCGACAAGGTCATCTCAAAGCAGAGGAAAAAGCTTTAGAGCAACAAAAAGTCAAAGAAAAAATCCGAGAAGTAGAAGAACAATTGCTTTTGGCCGAGACCAAAGCGCAGGCGGATTGGGATTTGGCCCAAGAAAAAATTGAACTGCAAGAAGCTGAGAAAAAATTGGCCGAAGAACATTATGCGCTAGTGCAAGAACAATATCAAAATGGATTGACGGATTTGCGAGAGCCTTTGGCGGCCCTAAAAGATATTGAACAAATTTCTTTTTCCTTGGCCCAAACCAAATATCAAGCAAGACGCGCCTATTTGGCCCTCATTCAAGCAAAAGGACAGTTAATTAAGACCATCGAACAACAATAA
- the mrdA gene encoding penicillin-binding protein 2, whose protein sequence is MQDIYQTRLRILQGAIILAALALLFKCFQIQIVDTSYQQQQSYRQALTLYPSRGLLYDRNDSLLIYNLPTYDILATYETVRRANIDTALFCKLLGIDTATFVKNMEKNWKDRRFSKRKPITFMSRLRADSLAILQEHLYNFPGFELHSRNSRGYPVTVGAHALGYISEVNSEQIEASAGVYKSGDYIGISGLEQAYEAQLRGTKGKKQVLKDKWGKIKGSYKEGSQDVPAISGCDLITSIDLNLQRYAEELMQNKRGAVVVLQPSTGEILAMVSAPNYNPQLLTVDQDRQKAYLELVRDSSRPLFNRALQAKYPPGSIFKPVLAAIALQEGVLQPDRGMGCAGGFVMGSLRVGCHGHAPTHDVGAAIQYSCNNYFCQAYREMVNLYGYDFPAKGMQLLSEHLEAFGLGRKLGIDVGGEASGNIPTVDYFNRRYGEGRWRFSHSVSIGIGQGELEVTPLQMANMAAIIANRGYYYTPHFAKELKGDSTNALAKFKQKHYTKVHPRHFEAVIDGMRRVILSGTGRRAHIEDIAVCGKTGTVENVHGKDHSTFIAFAPMEKPEIVVAVYVENGGFGSTYGGPIASLIIEKHLRGHIESPQRQLLEKMMLEADLVSSPNIP, encoded by the coding sequence ATGCAAGATATATATCAAACAAGACTCAGAATTCTACAAGGCGCTATTATTTTGGCCGCCCTAGCCCTCTTGTTTAAATGTTTTCAAATTCAAATTGTAGATACCTCTTATCAACAACAACAGAGCTACCGTCAAGCCCTAACGCTTTACCCATCCAGGGGCTTACTCTATGATCGCAATGACAGTTTGCTCATTTACAATTTGCCCACCTACGACATTTTAGCCACCTACGAAACTGTTCGTCGAGCCAATATTGACACAGCCCTTTTTTGTAAATTATTGGGTATTGATACGGCTACTTTTGTCAAAAATATGGAGAAAAACTGGAAAGATCGCCGATTCTCCAAACGAAAGCCGATTACCTTCATGAGCCGTTTAAGAGCAGATAGTTTAGCTATCCTCCAAGAACATCTCTACAATTTTCCAGGTTTTGAACTCCACAGCCGTAACAGCCGAGGATATCCTGTAACTGTTGGGGCTCATGCTTTAGGCTATATTTCTGAAGTAAATTCAGAACAGATTGAAGCCTCCGCTGGTGTCTATAAAAGTGGGGATTATATTGGCATTTCAGGTTTAGAACAAGCTTATGAGGCACAACTTAGAGGAACCAAAGGGAAAAAACAAGTTCTCAAAGACAAATGGGGGAAAATTAAAGGCAGTTATAAGGAAGGAAGTCAAGATGTTCCTGCTATTTCGGGTTGCGATCTTATTACTTCTATTGATTTGAACTTACAACGCTATGCAGAAGAACTCATGCAAAATAAAAGGGGGGCCGTAGTTGTTCTGCAACCCTCTACAGGAGAAATTCTAGCCATGGTTAGCGCCCCTAACTACAATCCTCAATTACTTACTGTTGACCAAGATCGACAGAAGGCCTACTTAGAATTAGTTCGTGACTCTAGCCGCCCCCTCTTTAACAGAGCCTTGCAAGCTAAATACCCTCCAGGATCTATTTTCAAACCTGTTTTAGCCGCAATCGCTTTGCAAGAAGGGGTTTTGCAACCCGACCGAGGAATGGGCTGCGCTGGAGGCTTCGTTATGGGAAGTTTGCGCGTAGGTTGTCACGGACATGCCCCCACTCATGATGTCGGGGCCGCTATTCAATATTCTTGCAACAACTATTTTTGCCAAGCTTACCGAGAAATGGTCAACCTCTATGGCTATGATTTTCCAGCCAAAGGAATGCAACTACTTAGCGAACATCTCGAAGCCTTTGGCTTGGGCCGAAAACTAGGTATTGATGTAGGTGGTGAAGCAAGCGGAAATATCCCTACTGTAGATTATTTTAATCGCCGATACGGAGAAGGCCGCTGGCGCTTTTCTCATTCCGTTTCTATCGGTATCGGCCAAGGAGAACTTGAAGTTACCCCCTTACAAATGGCCAATATGGCCGCCATCATTGCCAATCGTGGCTATTATTATACGCCCCATTTTGCTAAAGAACTCAAAGGCGATAGCACCAACGCCTTGGCCAAGTTTAAACAAAAGCATTATACAAAAGTCCACCCCAGACATTTTGAGGCCGTTATCGATGGAATGCGCCGAGTCATCCTCTCGGGTACAGGCCGCCGCGCACATATCGAAGATATTGCCGTTTGTGGTAAAACAGGAACTGTAGAAAATGTGCACGGAAAAGACCACTCTACCTTTATCGCTTTTGCCCCTATGGAAAAACCCGAAATTGTGGTCGCCGTTTATGTAGAAAATGGAGGGTTTGGCTCTACCTATGGTGGACCAATCGCTTCTCTTATTATTGAAAAACACCTTAGAGGCCATATCGAAAGCCCTCAGCGCCAACTCTTGGAGAAAATGATGCTAGAGGCCGATTTGGTTTCTTCTCCCAATATTCCTTAA
- a CDS encoding phosphatidylinositol-4-phosphate 5-kinase — MKDNEWNNGDGPGPPMQPGDANGGGLEPPKQREINENELPAGEDGPFSYFKLNGYHFHNIEELLNEEKDRNNYENGDRYIGELLDGWREGIGKYYYASDSSVYFGEWSRGSRHGHGIFVWADDEYYDGDWVFGKMHGQGNYFYKNGDTYKGSWVNDLKQGHGEYVYATTGSRYLGDWLGDSRTGIGTFWWASNDRYEGQWADSKMNGFGKYFYANGDIFEGNWLHDKRNGYGTYNYNNGDRYEGNWIHGKRTGFGKYFYLDGSYYEGFFRDNEFHGRGKYISSRGEVEEGIWDRGSLVHAE; from the coding sequence ATGAAAGATAACGAATGGAACAATGGCGATGGTCCTGGCCCCCCCATGCAACCTGGAGATGCCAATGGTGGTGGACTAGAACCTCCCAAGCAAAGAGAAATCAATGAGAATGAATTACCTGCTGGAGAAGACGGTCCTTTTAGTTACTTCAAATTAAACGGCTATCATTTTCATAATATTGAGGAATTACTGAATGAAGAAAAAGACCGCAATAACTATGAAAATGGCGATCGTTATATTGGCGAGCTGCTCGATGGTTGGCGTGAAGGAATAGGTAAATATTATTATGCTAGTGACAGTAGTGTCTATTTTGGAGAATGGAGTCGTGGTAGCCGACATGGCCATGGCATATTTGTTTGGGCTGATGATGAATATTACGATGGCGATTGGGTCTTTGGAAAAATGCATGGCCAAGGTAATTATTTCTATAAAAATGGCGATACCTACAAAGGCAGTTGGGTCAATGACCTCAAACAAGGCCATGGAGAATATGTCTATGCCACCACAGGGAGCCGCTATTTAGGCGACTGGCTAGGCGATAGCCGAACCGGAATTGGTACTTTTTGGTGGGCCAGCAATGATCGCTACGAAGGGCAATGGGCCGATAGTAAAATGAATGGCTTTGGCAAATACTTCTATGCCAACGGAGACATCTTTGAAGGCAATTGGCTACATGACAAACGCAATGGTTATGGAACTTATAACTATAATAATGGCGATCGTTATGAAGGCAATTGGATCCATGGAAAACGAACAGGTTTTGGAAAATATTTTTATCTTGACGGCAGCTACTACGAGGGCTTTTTTAGAGATAATGAATTCCATGGCCGAGGAAAATATATTTCTAGCCGTGGAGAAGTAGAAGAGGGCATTTGGGACCGAGGTTCTTTGGTCCATGCAGAATAA
- a CDS encoding AAA family ATPase, translating to MKTLTYPLWSYSLADGSQMGFILGQNHLPLIEKDLKSLKTAFVQLLQKQYKKYGHYPPQSLEQFKKKRFDIEFRPSYQLGEHNFPVEQSLKIPIWTVYGPSSNGYAYECQLPDLFESFRYQDSNSLPSLLQYYCSNLLNQYQPKSIFRLMNRSEPQLSELQLRIKEVEERSSFGQAWQQGPQLKELPALAELYPPKQADLRKKRLPEQAWEREEVVQQLIDKILNKRANILLVGPPSSGKTVVLQEALRKIQKVSQMGLQFWRINSQRITAQAKYLGEWQQKVESLVEELQSVQGVLWVNDCIRLLQIGGEGAEDSLAAFMSGFIAEGKLQLIGELTPKELESLRQKLPSFVQHFQIVQLNQLDEMAVFRILERFAQYAEQQFKQSIQADAWQLAYRLLDRYYPYEHFPGKALRFLDKVMQSHKNLPTIDSKAVLESFSKQTGLPEIFLRDDILLQPQELQDYFSSRLIGQSPAVEALCNLVKIFKVGLNNPSKPIGSLLFAGPTGVGKTAAAKLLAQYFFGQGQQKSPLIRIDMSEFQHPAQIERFIGAAGRPGKLVQAVRERPFALLLLDEVEKAHPAIFDSLLSLLDEGRFVDAFGRVTNFKNCIIIMTSNLGASNQSRIGYGQNEQQNYESAIYKFFRPEFINRLDQIVFFKALEESDIRQILDIELNQLSKREGFKKRELELDFGPALKELLVQKGFDKRYGARPLQRCLERELIAPLANWLLQKDVAVQKQKLYIDYVANELKIELI from the coding sequence ATGAAAACACTGACCTACCCTTTGTGGAGTTATAGTTTGGCGGATGGTTCTCAGATGGGCTTTATTTTGGGCCAAAATCATTTGCCGTTGATTGAAAAGGATTTAAAAAGTTTGAAGACGGCTTTTGTGCAGCTTTTGCAGAAGCAGTATAAAAAATATGGGCATTATCCGCCTCAAAGTTTGGAGCAGTTTAAGAAAAAGCGCTTTGATATTGAGTTTCGGCCCAGTTATCAGTTGGGGGAGCATAATTTTCCGGTAGAGCAAAGTTTAAAAATTCCGATTTGGACCGTTTATGGGCCTAGCTCGAATGGTTATGCTTATGAGTGTCAGTTGCCTGATCTTTTTGAATCTTTTCGCTATCAGGATAGTAATAGTTTGCCTTCTTTGTTACAATATTATTGTAGCAACTTGCTCAATCAGTATCAGCCAAAAAGTATTTTTCGTTTGATGAATCGTTCGGAGCCGCAATTAAGTGAATTGCAGTTGCGAATTAAGGAAGTAGAAGAGCGTAGTTCTTTTGGGCAAGCTTGGCAACAGGGGCCACAATTAAAAGAATTGCCGGCTTTGGCTGAATTATATCCGCCCAAACAGGCTGATCTTCGCAAAAAGCGTTTGCCAGAACAAGCTTGGGAGCGAGAAGAGGTAGTGCAGCAACTCATTGATAAAATTCTGAATAAAAGGGCCAATATTTTATTGGTGGGTCCGCCTTCTTCGGGTAAAACAGTGGTATTACAAGAAGCTTTGCGAAAAATCCAGAAAGTGAGTCAGATGGGCTTACAATTTTGGCGCATCAATAGTCAGCGAATAACGGCGCAGGCCAAATATTTGGGTGAATGGCAACAGAAAGTAGAAAGTTTGGTGGAAGAGCTGCAATCGGTGCAGGGTGTACTTTGGGTCAATGACTGCATTCGTTTGTTACAAATTGGTGGTGAGGGCGCCGAGGATAGTTTGGCAGCCTTTATGAGTGGATTTATTGCGGAAGGTAAATTGCAATTGATTGGGGAATTGACGCCCAAAGAATTGGAGAGTTTGCGTCAAAAACTGCCTAGTTTTGTTCAGCATTTTCAGATTGTTCAGCTCAATCAGTTGGATGAAATGGCCGTCTTTAGAATTTTGGAGCGTTTTGCCCAATATGCAGAGCAGCAATTCAAGCAAAGCATACAGGCCGATGCTTGGCAATTGGCTTACCGTCTTTTAGATCGTTATTATCCTTATGAACATTTTCCGGGCAAAGCCCTTCGTTTTTTGGATAAAGTCATGCAAAGTCATAAAAATCTTCCTACAATAGACAGTAAAGCTGTTTTAGAAAGCTTTAGTAAGCAGACGGGCTTACCAGAAATATTTTTGCGGGATGATATTTTGTTGCAGCCTCAAGAGCTGCAAGATTATTTTTCTAGTCGCTTAATTGGGCAAAGTCCAGCAGTGGAAGCCCTTTGTAACTTGGTTAAAATCTTTAAGGTGGGGCTTAATAACCCCAGCAAACCCATTGGCAGTTTACTTTTTGCTGGACCAACGGGCGTTGGAAAGACGGCTGCGGCTAAATTACTTGCTCAATACTTTTTTGGACAAGGGCAACAAAAAAGCCCCTTGATTCGGATTGACATGAGTGAATTCCAACATCCGGCGCAAATTGAACGTTTTATTGGTGCGGCAGGTCGACCAGGCAAATTGGTACAAGCTGTTCGAGAGCGTCCTTTTGCCTTATTACTTTTAGATGAGGTAGAAAAAGCACATCCTGCTATTTTTGATAGTTTGTTGAGCTTATTGGATGAAGGCCGTTTTGTAGATGCCTTTGGCCGAGTGACTAATTTTAAAAACTGTATCATTATTATGACCTCTAATTTGGGGGCCAGCAACCAAAGTCGGATTGGTTATGGGCAGAATGAGCAGCAAAATTATGAATCGGCGATTTATAAATTCTTCCGTCCTGAATTTATTAACCGTTTGGACCAAATTGTTTTTTTCAAAGCCTTAGAAGAAAGCGATATTCGCCAAATTTTAGACATAGAGCTAAATCAACTTTCTAAAAGAGAAGGCTTTAAGAAAAGGGAGTTAGAATTGGATTTTGGCCCCGCGCTTAAAGAACTATTGGTTCAAAAAGGGTTTGATAAACGATATGGTGCTCGACCACTACAACGCTGCCTAGAAAGAGAACTAATTGCTCCCCTAGCCAATTGGTTACTTCAAAAAGATGTTGCAGTTCAAAAACAAAAGTTGTACATTGACTATGTAGCAAATGAGCTTAAAATTGAGCTTATCTAG
- the cdaA gene encoding diadenylate cyclase CdaA, whose amino-acid sequence MDVTLWDLVDILVVGYLLFQIYKLLKGSLGFNIFLGLVFVYILWWLVSALGMPLLSSILGQFVSVGMIALLILFQPEVRRFLLFLGQGYLQGQFIERLLGKKPGAHEDTQLELIIREITRATEEMAQEKTGALILINTGASLDGYYSSGVMLGAKISSQLLLSIFNKYSPLHDGATIISGQEVIAASCVLPVSDRPGIPQSLGLRHRAAIGITEETPVLAFIVSEETGHISYARQGNIQRNISADDMHKLLRKVMR is encoded by the coding sequence ATGGACGTTACCCTATGGGATTTAGTCGATATCCTTGTCGTGGGCTATCTCCTTTTCCAGATTTACAAATTGCTTAAAGGCAGTTTAGGCTTTAATATTTTTCTGGGACTCGTATTCGTCTACATCCTCTGGTGGCTGGTTTCGGCCTTGGGCATGCCCCTACTTAGCAGTATTTTAGGTCAATTTGTTAGTGTTGGAATGATTGCGCTGCTCATTCTTTTTCAACCCGAAGTAAGACGATTTCTTCTCTTTTTGGGCCAAGGTTATCTTCAAGGCCAATTTATCGAGCGACTGTTAGGCAAAAAACCTGGCGCCCATGAAGATACACAGCTCGAACTTATTATCCGCGAAATTACTCGAGCCACCGAAGAAATGGCCCAAGAAAAAACAGGTGCCCTTATCCTCATCAATACAGGGGCCAGCCTCGATGGCTACTATAGTTCGGGCGTAATGCTCGGCGCAAAAATTAGTAGCCAATTACTACTCAGCATTTTCAATAAATACAGCCCCTTACATGATGGGGCAACCATTATTTCGGGCCAAGAAGTTATTGCCGCGAGCTGCGTGCTTCCCGTTTCCGACCGCCCAGGCATTCCCCAATCTTTAGGCCTTCGCCACCGTGCAGCAATTGGAATTACCGAAGAAACGCCCGTTTTAGCCTTCATTGTCTCTGAAGAAACAGGTCATATTTCCTATGCCCGCCAAGGCAATATTCAACGCAATATCTCCGCCGATGATATGCACAAATTATTGCGGAAAGTAATGCGCTAG
- a CDS encoding transposase: MASKNLIAKPSKRGRPKTISDEFIRYLFRLKVLFSFGYRQLEGILKCVISEYNLDVKPISYSQICHRVKKLKLNLKPKKAENVFSVVFIDSLMSPPHSLEVFSNYYKTVFDDGFEVILDRGPRRKADYLSIVFEKIPDFQYQVLEDGSGWKAVFEHSSEFDYSPFAPATIK, encoded by the coding sequence TTGGCAAGCAAAAACCTCATAGCTAAGCCTTCAAAACGCGGCAGACCTAAAACCATTTCCGATGAATTTATTCGCTATTTATTCCGCTTAAAAGTGCTTTTTTCCTTTGGATATCGACAATTAGAAGGTATTCTAAAATGCGTTATTTCCGAATATAATTTGGATGTCAAGCCGATATCTTACAGCCAAATATGCCACAGAGTCAAAAAACTAAAGCTGAATCTTAAGCCTAAAAAAGCGGAGAATGTATTTTCGGTTGTGTTTATTGATAGTCTTATGTCGCCTCCACATTCATTAGAGGTTTTCTCTAATTACTATAAAACTGTTTTTGATGATGGATTTGAGGTTATCCTAGATAGAGGACCAAGAAGAAAGGCAGACTATCTTTCAATAGTCTTTGAGAAAATACCTGATTTTCAATATCAAGTATTAGAGGATGGTAGCGGCTGGAAGGCGGTTTTTGAGCATTCTTCAGAATTTGATTATTCTCCCTTTGCTCCAGCAACTATAAAATAA